CGGGCGTTCTGCTCGGCCTGGGTGCGGGCCACCACCAGGGTGCTGGGGTCGGCGCTAAGGGCGCTCAGCTGCAAGCGGGCGTTTTGCAGGGTGGCCTGGGCGCTTTGCAGCGAGGGGCCCCGGCTGTAAGCCTGCGAGAGGGCTTGGACCAGGGTAAGGGTGTTCTGGGCCAACCCCAAAGAGCAAACCGGCAGCAGCGCCAGCAAAAGCAAGGGCTTCGATAGAAGATTGGGAACACGGTGCGTCATGGACTCCCTCCGAGGGTGGCGGTAAGATCTTGGCCAAGGGCGTTTTGCAGGGCCAGGGCGGCCAGTTGGGCCTGGGTCAGGGCGGCCTCGAGGTTGCGCTGGGCCTGGAGCTGGCCAAGCTGGGCGGCCTGCACATCCACGCCGGTACCGGTGCCCGCTTGCAGCCGGGCCTGGGCGGTGCGCAGGCTCTGGTTGGCCGCATTCAGACCGGCCCGGGCTGCGGCGATGGCCGCTTTGGCGGTCTGGAGGTTCTGGTACTTTTGCCGCACGTCCAGCTCGGCGGCCTTGCGGGTGGTTTCCAGCGCCTGGCGGGCGGCTTGCAGCGCGGTCTGGGCCGTGCGGATGCGGCTGTCGCTCACGGGGTCGAAAATGGGCACGCTGAGCGAGAGCCCCACGCTCCAGCCCTGGGGCTGAATGGCCCCGCTGCTGCCCTGCACCAGCGGCACCGCCCCCGAGAGCGAGGCCACCCCGCTCTTGAAGTTCAGGCCCGCCGAGACCGAGGTGGCGTTGCTGCCCCCGCTGCTGTAGCCCGCGCTCAGGGCGGCGTTGGGAATCAGCCGGTCGCGCTCTGCGCTGGCCAGGTTTTCTTCTGCATCACGCAGTTGGGACAGGGTTCGCAGCACATCCGAGCGGTTTGTCAGCGCCCTTTGCAGCAAGGCTTCCAGGCCCTCGCCGGGCAGGCTGGGTTCCTCGGGCGGGGTAGTGGGGTTGCCGAGCTGCTGGGGGCCCAGGCCCAGGGTGCTGGCCAGGGTCAGGCGGGCCAGCTCGAGGGCGCCCTGGGCGCTCACCAGCCCCGAGCGGGCGGTGTCCAGGTTCTGCTGGGCGGTGAGCAGATCGCTCAGGGTGGCGGTACCGGCCTGGTTCTGGGCGGTGACAATCTGCAACTGGCGTTCGCGCAGGGCCAGGCTGGCCTGGGCGATGGTCAGGTCGGTTTGGGCCTGGCGCAGGCCATAGTACTGGTTGTGCAGGGCGAGGTAGAGGGTGTTGCGGGCATCGCGGCGGGTCAGGGTGGCCCGCTCCAGCGCCCGCTCGGCGCTACGCACGGCGTCGGCGCTCGTAGACCAGGGCAGCACCCCCATGCTGGCCGTGCTGGAAAGGCTCAGGTTGCTGCCGCTCTCGCGCAGGGTGTAGTCGGCCCCGCCCGATAACTTGAAGCCCAGGGCAGCTTGGGCGGCTTCCAACTGCCGCACCGCGCTTTCGTAGTTCAGGTCGGCGCTTTTCCAGTCCAGGGTACTGGGCAGGGCTCGTAGGGCATCGGCCAGTTCCAGGGAGCCCTGGGCCAGAACCGGAGGTGCCAGGGCGAGCAAGGTGGCGATGGTGGGAAAGAGTCTCTTCACGTTACCTCCGCGACAGCCATGTTCTGGGATCCTTGTGTATGGGTGCAGTACGGGATATGTAGGTTTGGTGAAGGCGAGCGGGGAAACCTCGAAGTTAAGACCTCAAATTGGGAGAGGGCCTGAACCAGCTGCTCACGGTGCTGGCCGGTCAGCAAGACCAGGGGCTCGAGGCCCGGCTGGGCCTTGAGGGCATGATAGACCGGAGCCATTTTGGTGGCCTCAGGACGGGTTCCAAAGGCCAGGATGACACGCTTCATACCCCCACACTACTATGGCCCCGGCTACCTTTTGCAATCAGGCCAAAAAGGCCTTCCCATCAGGGAAGGCCTCGGCAAAGGGGGTAGCGCTGGAGTGAAAACCGGCGGGAACCGCTCTAATTGAGCCGGAACGAATAGTAGGTGCACCGGCCGCTCCAGACCGTGAAGGGGCCCTTGCTACGGCTGGGGTCGGGCGCATTGACCTTTACGGTGACCCGGCAGTTGTCGGTGCCAAGCCCCGCGTTGTAGACGTTGTAGAGGTCAAAGACGTTGCTGCTCGAGGCCGTATCGGCGCGAAGGACTTTGTCAAATCCTGGGCCACTGACATAGAGCTTCCAGTCGTAGGTCAGGGTCTCGTTGCTGGGGTTTTCCACGGTTATACCGCCGTAGTAGCGGGTAGGAGCAGGCCCGATGCGCAGGGTGCAACCGAGATCGCTCAGGATGATGGTGCTGCCCCCTGCAACCTTCACGCTCCCGCAAAAGCGGAACTGTCCGCTGCCGGTGAACTCCCTCGAGTACACCCCGTAATCGGTAACCGTTGGGTAAGGGTTTACGGGCGGGGGCAGTACGTTCAGGGTCGCGGTCTGCGAGGCGGTGACCCCGTCACTGTCGGTGGTGCTCACCCGCACCTGCCTAAAGCCCGTCGTGCCGAACGTGACCTGAACCTGGCAGCCCGTCGAGGCCGAAAGCGTGTCGGGCGCGTCCACTGCCCAAGTGGTGTTGGCGCAGAGCTTGGTGACGTCGGGCTCGTTGGGGTCGGTGATCAGAGCGGTGATGGGATACGCCACGCCCTGGTTGGCATCCCCGCCGTATTGCAGGGTGATGGTGGGCGGGGTGTTGATCACGTTGACGACAAAGCTCGAAGTGGCCTGGCTGCTGCCGTATTTGGCCAGGAGGGTCAGGGTGCGGCTGCCTTGGGTGGCGAAGGTGCGCTTCAGCTCGGGACCAAACAGGCTGTTGGGATCGGTACTCCAGCTCCCGTTGTAAAGGTTGCCGTCCTGGCTCGAGGTCACGGTCAGGTTGACGCTTTTGGCCACGGGGTGGGTGATTTGGAAGAACTGGGCCAGGTTGGTCTCGACCCGTAGCTGCACGGTAGCGGGGTTGGTCTTGAGGGTAATCTTGGGCGCCTCCGAGCCGCCCGGCGCGGCCTGTTCCTGTTGCCAGGCCTGGCTGCGGCGGCCATCAAAGTTCAGCACGCTCAAGGAGTTGAAGAGGCCGCTCACGTAATCCGCAGGAACATAGTAAAACCCACCGTCGCCCGCGCCGCAGCCCCAGGAGTTCTTGATGATGAAGTATCCGCCCCCGCCAATGTTGGGGGTTTGGCCGAACTGGGTCATGTCCTCGTTGGAGAGGAACCCCACGATCTGCACCGCGTGACCGCCATAGGAGCCGCTGACCTCTTTGCCCTTGTCATCGAGCCTGGTTTTGGCGTAGTTGCTGACCACCCCGTCGTTTTTCACGTCGTCCATGAAGCCCTTGTACACCGGGAACGAGGCCAGCAGCACGTAGCCCTGCGAGAGGTAGTTGCGCAAGAGGTTGAGCTTGAAGGTTTCGCCGTTTTTCCAGACCTGGATGGTGCGGCTCGAGGCCACCCCCGGCCCGCCAAAGGTCACCTTGGCGTAGCTGCAGAAGGTGAAGATGAAGGTGGTGCAGACCCGGCGGCTCTCGTGGGCGGTGTCCGAGCAGGTGCCGGTGTAGCCGTTGCAACTGTTGGCATAGGAGCTGCTATCGCCGTCCTTGACGCTGGGCCGGGAGCTGGCCTGGTTGTAGGTCCAGGCCCCCTCCGAGGGGAAGCTCTGGCCCTTGTCTACCGCGGTCTCGAGGGCCTTCTCCGACCAGTAGCCATCGGTGTAGTCGCTGGAGTCCCAGTCCTGCTTGACCTTGTTGACCAAAAACTGCTCGGAAAGGTCTACGGGGTTGTTGTTTTGCACCCGTTCGCGGCTCTCAAGGGCCCCGATCGCGGTGAAGGCCCAGCAGGTGCCGCGCTTGGCCTGGTTTTTGACCGGGCTGATGAAGTTCTTGAGGGGGAACCAGAAGCGCTTGACCAGGTTGCTGGGGGTGCAGGGCCCGTTGTTGTCGGTGCCGTTGCCGGGGTTGATGGCCTGGGGGCGGATACCGCCGCCGGGCTCGAGCCGGGCGGTGCGCAGGCTGGCGGGCTTGCTCCCCAGCAGGTCGTTGAGCTGTTGAAGGGCTGCCTTAACCTCGGCCAGCGATTTCCCCTGGAGGCTACCGGGGGTGGGGGCTTGGGGCTTGAGGTCGTCGGGCAGGAGCGAGTAGCTCAGGCCGTAGTCGGCCAGAGCATTGTCCAGGCTCTGCGCGCGCTGTTGGGTCTCGGCAGCGTTGTGGAGCTGGGTTCCCAGGCCAAAGAGCACCACCGGCTCCCCGCCCGGCCCGCTGACCGGGCGGTCGCCCTCAAAGCTAGGGCTGCCGGCGGCCTCGGCCAGCAGGGCGGCGGTGTTGGGATCTGGGCTGGGGTTGCTGGCCAGGAAAGCCTTATCGCTCTGGTACTGGGTTTCCCGGGCCTGTTTGGCCGCGGCCACCGAGGCGGTGCTGGTGAGCACCAGCTCACCCGAGGCGATGCCCTTCTGGAACTCCTGGGGGCTCACCACCTGGGCATCCGCCGGGAGGCCCTCCTTCCAGGCGTTGCCCTCGCTGAACAGGTTGGGATCCGGCTTGCTCCCGCCAGACGTACAAGCCACCAATAGGCCAACCAGAATCCCTGCGACAATCAGCCACTTGAATGTATTCATCTACCTACTCCTCCCTTCTCTTCGGGAACCTTGCTGAGCTCGAGCCCGCAAACCCCGCAAAACCTGGCGTAGGGCGAGGTAAACCGAGCCCCACAGCGGGGGCAGGCCTCGAGCAGCCGCTCGCCGTCGTTGAGACAGTAGTGCTCCTGTGAGTGGGCTGGGACGGCGCGGGAGCAGCGCGGGCAGATGTGATAAAAAAGGCCGGGTTCTCCTTCCACATGGTCACCTCCGTTATGGCCTGGTGTCTTACTTCTGGCAGTCGAGCCGCACCCGCAGGCTGGGGGTTGGAGTGGTGTAACTGGCCCCACTGGCCCGGATGGTGTTCTCGAAGCCCGTGGGATTGATCTCCAGGAGCAGCTTGGTGGGGGTTTTGATCTGGTCTTTGGGGGTGTCGTAGCGGTACCAGAACTTGAGCTGGTGGGTCAGCACGCCCCCCGGCGGGAGGTTGGCATAGGTGAGCTTCTGCACGTCCAGCACGTCGGTGGTCAGGGTTTGGGCGTCGTCGAAGGCGACCTGGATGCCCCCGTCGCGCATCCCGGTAAAAACCGGCTGCACCATGGCCTTGGCGCCACTGCGCAGTTCTACCGTCACGCCCCAGCCCTGGGTCTCGAGGGGGGTTCCCGCGTCCTTCACGATGGGCTCGAGCCGGGTCGCCCGGAAGCGCCAGATGCCGTTGAAGAGGGTCTCGCCCAGGCAGCCTTCCAGCGAGGCCCGCTGGTTGGCCCCACCGGGGGTCTGGTTGGCGGGGGCCGAGCCGCCCAGGGTCAGGGTGGTTCCCCTGAGGCTGTAAGGGATTCCTAGCTCCTTCAGCACCGAGAGGGGTAGATAGGTTTTGCCGTTCACCACGATGGCTTTGTCCGGTGCCACCTGGCCGCCCACCACGATGCTGTAGGTGGTGCCCGCCGCCAGCGCCATACCGGTGGCCAAGAGTACGGCCAGGGTGCGCAATCTAGGGTCGAACATGGTTGCTCCTTTCGACCCCCAGGGTGCCGCAGGGCCGGTCAGAAGTGGGTCAGAATTGCAGGGGGTTTTGCCGAACAACATGCGAGCCCCCCACCCTTTGCGGGGGGCCTGTGCGCTTCGTAAGGTTGAGCCATTCGGGACTCAAAATTCTTTGCCCAAATTGGGCAGTTACCGCCTGGGCTGACAGCCCCATCAGGGGGGGCGCTGGGTGGCTCAGGCCGTGAGGAAGCCCTGCCAGCGCTCCGGCAAGGTCTCGCCCACCTCGAGCATCCATTCCCTGGCCTCCTCGTAGAGCCGACCCAGGCTCTTGTGGTTCCCCGAGCGGCGCAGGGCCCCCAGGGTCAGGCGCAAAGCCTCGAGGTCGTAGGGATCGGCCTCCAGCAGGATTCTTCCCAGCCGGGCGGCCTCCCTGGGGTCGGCTTCGAGCAAGGCCTGGGCGCGGGTATGCAGGGCCAGATGCACCGACTCGCGCACGGTCTCGTGGAGGGACGAGAGACCCCCCAGGTAAGCCCCCCGCCACAAGCGGGCCTCGCCGGTGCGTAAAAACTCTTCCAGGTCGGAGCCGACCGCCGCGCCCAGGGCATATCCGGAGGGGGTGGTAGCCACGACGTGAGCCCCCAGGTTCGTTCTCACCGTGTGGATCAGCTCCTTGAGCGAAGAAGCTGCTTTTTCCTCGTCTTCGCCGGGGTAGAGGCCGTCCAGCAAATCGAGCTTGCCCACCCCGCCCCGTCCGGCCACCCGGGCCTCGAGCAAGGCCGCCAGCAACTCCTTGCGCTTTTGCCCACGCACCGCCTGACCCCCCAGTTGCATGGGGCCCAGCACTTCCAGGCGGAGGGGGGCCTGAGGAGAGGAATTAGCGGAGATGGGCAGCTGGTTCAATGCGGGAAAGTAGCGGCGGGCCAGGTGGGCTCCGTTCAGCAGGCCGCGCTCCTCGAACCAACGCAAACGCGCGCGGGCGCCCTCGAGGTTCTCAGTGATGCGATCGAGCTCGAGGCCGATGCGCTCGGCGTACACCTGCCAGTCTGAACCCGAAGCCAGTTGATAGGCAGCGTGCAGGCAGGCACGGGCCGCCTCGGCCTGACCCAGTTCGGCCAGGGCCAGCCCTTGGGCCGTCAGGGCCTGGTATTGCGGTTGTTTGATGCCAAACCTCTGGGCCATCGTCAGGCACTCCTGGGCTATTTGCAAGCCGCGTGTGGCCCGTCCCGAACAGGTTTCTACCCTGGATAGCTGGCAGAGGGCCATGAACAATTTGCTACCGCCGAAAGGCTTTGCCAGCTCCACGGCGCTTTCGGCATGTTTGCGGGCCAGGGTGTGGCCATAGATAGGCTGCCAGTCCAGGTAGAGGTCGCTGAGCTGGGCTTCACAGGTGATCAGGAAACTCGAGGCATCGCTTTGCTGCAAGATCTCCCGGCTTTCGCGGAAGACTTCCTCGGCCCGCTCGTACTGGCCCATCTCGTGCAGAATGCGGGCTTTCTTGGTCAGGGTGCTGGCGTAGTGGCGGCTGATGCCGGCCTCGGCATACAGACGCAGGGCTTCCTCGGTATCGGCCAGCATCTCGGCTTCGCGGCTGAGTTCCTCCAGCACCATGGCCCGGTTGTGCAAGGTGGAGGCGGTGTAGGCCGGCTGGCCTGCGCTGCGGGCGGCCTCCACGGCCTGGTTGAAAAGGGAAAGGGCGGCCTCGAGGTCATCCTGATAAAAACGCGCCAGCCCACAAACCGTCAGCAACCGCGCCCGATCCAGCAGGGAGCAAGGTTGATTCAAGGCCGTTCTGGCAATGGCTTCGGCGCCCGCGTGGTCGCCCTGGAGGGTGCGGGCAAAGCCGATGTTGTAGGCCAGCATGGGAGTGGGTTCGTGGTGCAGCGCCGGGTGAGCTTCCCAGTGTTGCAGTACACTCTTGTAGTCCCCCAGGGCAAATTGCAGGGCAATCCGACGCTTGATCCAGTCGGGCTGGGCTTTTTCGTGGTCAGAGAAGCGCCCCATCAGCCGCTCGACCTCGCGTGAATCGCCCAGGTCGGCGTAGCAGCCTGCCAGCAGGTAAAGGGCTTCGGGGTGATCGGGCCGGTCTTCCAGCACCCACCGCAGCAGCCGCATGGCCTCGGGGCGGTCGGCTTTTTCCAAAACCCTGGCTGCGGCAAAGGCCAGCTCGCCGCGCTGGGGGGCGGGTGCATGGGTTGCTGCCCTGGCCCACAACCGGGCGGCTTGCAGCTCATCCCCTTGCTGCTGGGCGGCCTCGGCAGCGCCTTGCAGGCGGGCCAGGATTTGTTCGCTTTGTAACCCGGCTTCCTCGAGGTAGCGTGCGGCGGCCAGCGGCTGATCGGCCAGGGCCTCGAGGGCCCTTTGGGCATACCCACGGCGCGCTTCTGGCAGCAGGCCGCGCAGGATGACTTCCTGATAGAGCGGATGGGCCAATTCCCCGGCCCGAACCAGGCCATGCCGCTCTAAAGCTACCTGGGCTGCGCTCAATTCCGGGGGGGAAAGCCCGGC
The Meiothermus sp. CFH 77666 DNA segment above includes these coding regions:
- a CDS encoding TolC family protein gives rise to the protein MKRLFPTIATLLALAPPVLAQGSLELADALRALPSTLDWKSADLNYESAVRQLEAAQAALGFKLSGGADYTLRESGSNLSLSSTASMGVLPWSTSADAVRSAERALERATLTRRDARNTLYLALHNQYYGLRQAQTDLTIAQASLALRERQLQIVTAQNQAGTATLSDLLTAQQNLDTARSGLVSAQGALELARLTLASTLGLGPQQLGNPTTPPEEPSLPGEGLEALLQRALTNRSDVLRTLSQLRDAEENLASAERDRLIPNAALSAGYSSGGSNATSVSAGLNFKSGVASLSGAVPLVQGSSGAIQPQGWSVGLSLSVPIFDPVSDSRIRTAQTALQAARQALETTRKAAELDVRQKYQNLQTAKAAIAAARAGLNAANQSLRTAQARLQAGTGTGVDVQAAQLGQLQAQRNLEAALTQAQLAALALQNALGQDLTATLGGSP
- a CDS encoding C1 family peptidase, with product MNTFKWLIVAGILVGLLVACTSGGSKPDPNLFSEGNAWKEGLPADAQVVSPQEFQKGIASGELVLTSTASVAAAKQARETQYQSDKAFLASNPSPDPNTAALLAEAAGSPSFEGDRPVSGPGGEPVVLFGLGTQLHNAAETQQRAQSLDNALADYGLSYSLLPDDLKPQAPTPGSLQGKSLAEVKAALQQLNDLLGSKPASLRTARLEPGGGIRPQAINPGNGTDNNGPCTPSNLVKRFWFPLKNFISPVKNQAKRGTCWAFTAIGALESRERVQNNNPVDLSEQFLVNKVKQDWDSSDYTDGYWSEKALETAVDKGQSFPSEGAWTYNQASSRPSVKDGDSSSYANSCNGYTGTCSDTAHESRRVCTTFIFTFCSYAKVTFGGPGVASSRTIQVWKNGETFKLNLLRNYLSQGYVLLASFPVYKGFMDDVKNDGVVSNYAKTRLDDKGKEVSGSYGGHAVQIVGFLSNEDMTQFGQTPNIGGGGYFIIKNSWGCGAGDGGFYYVPADYVSGLFNSLSVLNFDGRRSQAWQQEQAAPGGSEAPKITLKTNPATVQLRVETNLAQFFQITHPVAKSVNLTVTSSQDGNLYNGSWSTDPNSLFGPELKRTFATQGSRTLTLLAKYGSSQATSSFVVNVINTPPTITLQYGGDANQGVAYPITALITDPNEPDVTKLCANTTWAVDAPDTLSASTGCQVQVTFGTTGFRQVRVSTTDSDGVTASQTATLNVLPPPVNPYPTVTDYGVYSREFTGSGQFRFCGSVKVAGGSTIILSDLGCTLRIGPAPTRYYGGITVENPSNETLTYDWKLYVSGPGFDKVLRADTASSSNVFDLYNVYNAGLGTDNCRVTVKVNAPDPSRSKGPFTVWSGRCTYYSFRLN
- a CDS encoding tetratricopeptide repeat protein produces the protein MVRLEGTETGVEPTALLQPRLKGVVLKRVGLALALWGEPGVGKSHTVRQLLRETSCRSFSFPALVPPGALVRGIPRPDRLPAWAEPLLLKLQKGEAPDSKRTAEALGALLSALAPVVLHLEDIHEASLEGLEWIQALATTALRTRGVALLVTSRNILPEPFEAYRVAPLSPEASQALLEAEMGSHLPEGALAWIYEHAQGNPLFSLEYLRYLARQGFLWSDGRQWHWRPPQAVTLPLTVEALLEQWIREAAHSPALRQTLESKALLGLGANPAVWAKVAGLSPPELSAAQVALERHGLVRAGELAHPLYQEVILRGLLPEARRGYAQRALEALADQPLAAARYLEEAGLQSEQILARLQGAAEAAQQQGDELQAARLWARAATHAPAPQRGELAFAAARVLEKADRPEAMRLLRWVLEDRPDHPEALYLLAGCYADLGDSREVERLMGRFSDHEKAQPDWIKRRIALQFALGDYKSVLQHWEAHPALHHEPTPMLAYNIGFARTLQGDHAGAEAIARTALNQPCSLLDRARLLTVCGLARFYQDDLEAALSLFNQAVEAARSAGQPAYTASTLHNRAMVLEELSREAEMLADTEEALRLYAEAGISRHYASTLTKKARILHEMGQYERAEEVFRESREILQQSDASSFLITCEAQLSDLYLDWQPIYGHTLARKHAESAVELAKPFGGSKLFMALCQLSRVETCSGRATRGLQIAQECLTMAQRFGIKQPQYQALTAQGLALAELGQAEAARACLHAAYQLASGSDWQVYAERIGLELDRITENLEGARARLRWFEERGLLNGAHLARRYFPALNQLPISANSSPQAPLRLEVLGPMQLGGQAVRGQKRKELLAALLEARVAGRGGVGKLDLLDGLYPGEDEEKAASSLKELIHTVRTNLGAHVVATTPSGYALGAAVGSDLEEFLRTGEARLWRGAYLGGLSSLHETVRESVHLALHTRAQALLEADPREAARLGRILLEADPYDLEALRLTLGALRRSGNHKSLGRLYEEAREWMLEVGETLPERWQGFLTA